The Theropithecus gelada isolate Dixy chromosome 11, Tgel_1.0, whole genome shotgun sequence genome includes a region encoding these proteins:
- the LOC112633957 gene encoding 10 kDa heat shock protein, mitochondrial-like, whose amino-acid sequence MVGPAFRKFLPLALVKRSPTKTVTEGGIMPPEKSRGKVMRAIVIAIGLGSKGKGGEIQPVSITVRDEVLLPEYRGINVVLDARILSSVEIVTYLESI is encoded by the exons ATGGTAGGACCAGCCTTTAGAAAGTTCCTTCcactcg CATTGGTCAAAAGGAGTCCCACCAAAACTGTAACCGAAGGAGGCATTATGCCTCCAGAAAAATCTCGAGGAAAAGTCATGCGAGCAATAGTCATAGCTATTGGATTGGGCTCTAAAGGAAAGGGTGGAGAGATTCAGCCAGTTAGTATAACAGTTAGAGATGAAGTTCTTCTCCCAGAATACAGAGGCATCAACGTCGTTCTAGATGCAAGGATTCTTTCTTCTGTAGAGATAGTTACATACTTGGAAAGTATTTAG